In Helianthus annuus cultivar XRQ/B chromosome 3, HanXRQr2.0-SUNRISE, whole genome shotgun sequence, a single window of DNA contains:
- the LOC110931967 gene encoding uncharacterized protein LOC110931967, giving the protein MGKKIVAECNDLFESFAHSDIDHRAIDRTSIPVSSTSSAGRGVHQISLDKLMVAALENLERRLTNRMNDLEKRVDRCEVCRGGHDTIDCPTLTVEQVEFIANRGPTNPFNNSNLGSNWRSNTFHLPVQFGSSGSGGQFNSGGSNSQGSNNQDLGSGLDEIKAMLSQILVENQATKRTLEATQRTLEDHAIFLKNNHSNFLDLQRQVSDIDRQLQERCCGQFSGNCQPNTVNHHVKAISTRSGLELRKVGPPPVRIEEEEPMDDEIELEAPPLEKSVRSPVKIVRPSPEIDHAHAPYPERLKNQKFLDMFKQFQINLPLIEALKHMPKYAKFLKEILKGKDKLEEISNVSLNVECSVVVMNSLPEKLTDPGIFMIPCLFGGDVQNHALADLGASINLMPYSFYEKLGLGDLKSTRMTLSLADKTVKYPRGIVENLLVKVDKFVFPMDFVVLDMEADENVLLILERPFLNTSKALIDVYLGTITLRAGEESVVFKVTKSRGSNDRVEAVVSVGKSGKDMRSEKEVVNGPSLEEAIGPKCGDPPDRRVKDLEKRVKRFKPPDDELRGCERYGGVWGDSGNYRYDGAIARESWYGGELRLHDPP; this is encoded by the exons ATGGGTAAGAAAATAGTGGCCGAATGCAATGACCTATTCGAGAGTTTCGCCCATTCCGACATTGACCATCGCGCCATCGATAGGACTTCCATTCCCGTTTCTAGTACTTCCTCGGCCGGTCGAGGAGTACACCAAATTAGCTTGGATAAATTGATGGTTGCGGCGTTGGAAAACCTTGAGAGAAGGCTTACCAATAGGATGAACGATTTAGAGAAGAGGGTCGATAGGTGTGAGGTGTGTAGAGGGGGTCACGATACCATAGATTGCCCCACACTCACGGTTGAGCAGGTAGAGTTCATAGCCAATAGAGGTCCAACAAACCCTTTCAACAATTCAAATTTAGGGTCCAATTGGCGTAGTAACACCTTCCATCTTCCG GTTCAGTTTGGTAGTTCAGGTTCAGGAGGTCAGTTCAATAGTGGGGGGTCAAACAGTCAAGGTTCAAACAACCAAGACTTGGGTAGTGGTCTAGATGAGATTAAAGCTATGTTATCCCAAATACTAGTTGAGAATCAAGCAACCAAAAGGACCTTAGAGGCCACTCAAAGAACCCTAGAGGACCATGCCATATTTTTAAAGAACAATCACTCCAACTTTTTGGACCTTCAAAGGCAAGTCAGTGACATAGATCGTCAATTGCAAGAAAGGTGTTGCGGTCAGTTCTCGGGTAACTGCCAACCCAACACAGTCAATCATCATGTTAAAGCTATATCTACTAGGTCGGGTCTAGAGTTAAGAAAGGTTGGTCCACCACCGGTTCGAATAGAGGAAGAGGAGCCGATGGATGACGAGATAGAGCTAGAGGCACCTCCACTAGAAAAGAGTGTTAGGAGTCCGGTTAAGATAGTTAGACCGAGTCCTGAGATTGATCATGCTCATGCTCCTTATCCTGAACGTTTAAAGAACCAAAAATTCCTAGACATGTTCAAACAATTTCAGATCAATCTACCGTTAATCGAAGCCCTCAAGCATATGCCGAAATATGCTAAGTTCTTAAAAGAAATCCTAAAAGGGAAAGATAAGTTAGAGGAAATTTCGAATGTCTCCTTGAATGTCGAATGCTCTGTCGTGGTCATGAACAGCCTACCGGAGAAACTAACAGATCCGGGTATCTTCATGATCCCGTGTTTGTTTGGTGGTGATGTTCAAAACCACGCATTGGCCGACCTTGGTGCTAGTATTAATTTGATGCCATATTCATTTTATGAAAAACTAGGCCTTGGTGATCTAAAATCCACTCGTATGACCCTATCTTTAGCGGACAAAACGGTTAAGTATCCCCGGGGAATTGTAGAGAATTTGTTAGTAAAGGTCGATAAGTTTGTCTTCCCGATGGACTTCGTAGTACTAGACATGGAAGCCGATGAAAACGTACTGTTGATTTTAGAACGTCCATTCTTGAACACATCCAAAGCTCTAATAGATGTCTACTTAGGCACTATCACACTTCGAGCGGGGGAGGAATCGGTAGTTTTTAAGGTTACCAAATCGAGAGGGTCGAATGATAGAGTGGAGGCAGTGGTGTCGGTAGGGAAGAGTGGGAAAGATATGAGAAGTGAGAAAGAGGTGGTAAATGGTCCTAGTCTAGAGGAAGCGATAGGACCTAAGTGTGGGGATCCACCTGATAGGAGAGTTAAGGATTTAGAAAAGAGGGTAAAAAG GTTCAAACCGCCCGATGATGAGTTGAGAGGTTGTGAGAGGTATGGAGGAGTTTGGGGAGATTCGGGTAATTATAGGTATGATGGTGCTATAGCCCGTGAGTCTTGGTATGGAGGTGAGCTGCGTCTACATGATCCCCCGTGA